One Heyndrickxia oleronia genomic window, AATAGATAGCCATATCCATTGTCAACTTTATAATGATTCAATCTTATTCTGATTGTTATAGATTGTTGTTAAATTTTGCGGAAGTCCTTTGAAAATAAGATAACTAATAATAACTGTTGCGATTTTATCTGGGACATCAACAACGATACTGTCAAAAAATGATGCAAGCCATTGAGGTAGATTATGAGCGATGGAGTAAGCATACAGTGCATCCCCCCATACATTTCCCGTTTGTCCGCCCCAAAATATCATATTTAACGGTGTGGAAATCGTTGCTGCGACCACCCCGACGATAATCCCAATCATAATCGCCTTCCCTATATTAGCAATCCACCCCTTGTATGCCATGATACCGACAATAAGACCGATAACTCCACTCGTTATGGCATAGACAAAGGAGATCGGATCTTGGGTAAAACCATAAATGATATTGTTAGCGATGCCAGAGATTGCTCCAATTATTGGGCCTGCAAGCATACTTGCCAGTACAGTGCCAATTGCATCTAACCATAATGGAAGTTTTAACAGGCCAGCGAATAATTTACCTAAATAGTTAATCCCTATAGCTGCTGGAATGAGAACTAGTGCAGCAGTTGAAAATTTTAAAGACCACATACTATTTTTCATGTTTCTTTCCCCCTTATAAATGTTTGAAAAAATAATCTACTAAAATAAGACGATTTAATTCTACTACACTTTTTAAGAAAATACGACAAGTGTCTTTACACCAGTAAATTTTTTTTTGTTAAGTGTATGATATTTCTGAATAGGAAAATGGTTTGATTAATAAAGAATATGCAAGAATGGATCTGGACATTCGATGATTGGTTTTGTTTATATTGTGTAAATTTTTTGTAAATCCTTCTTTAGATGGTTGCAAAAGTTAGGACAATTTGAAATATTATTTTTAAGAGAAATAGAGTAGATTAATAGACAAGAATTGATTCTATTTCTAAATTTTGATGGGAGGAAATAAATATATGGGTTATCGAAACAAATTTTTAATAGGATCGGTGACAGTTGCGATTGCAGCATCAAGTATTTCCCCGGCTTTTGCCGCAGAGAATAAATCAGCATTTGCTGATGAAAATCAATTTGGGGTATATAAAGACTTTATTCTAAAGGAGTCGAGCTTGGTTTAATCAAAGGGGCAAATAAGAATGGAAACACCTACTTTTATCCAAACCAACAATTAACCCGTGAGCATGCTGTCTTGATTTTAGGACGCAATCTAGGAGAAGTAGATACGACAGGAGTTCAACAATTCAAAGATGTCGATCAGCTTCCAAAGGATCATGAGTTAAGAGAGAATGCCCTAAAGGTTAGGAAAAATGGTATCTTCTCTGGATGGAAGGATAATCTTCAATATAAAGCAATATTAACACGTGAGGAAATGGCAAAGATATTAGTTCAAGCCTTCCAATTAAAACATGTGGAAGATTCTAATATAAAAGTAACCGATTTAAATAAAGCGGGAAAGGAATATCAAGAGGATATCACGATTCTCGCCGAAAATGGGATTACGGTAGAGAAGGTCTTCAATCCGAAAGCGAAAGTGACGCGTGGACAATTTATTACGGCACTTATTCGTGCAATAAATAGTGGAGATAAGAAAGAAGGAAATTTTGAGCTAACATTAATGCACACAAATGATACACATGCTCATTTAGATAATATTGCAAAACGAATTACAGCAATTAAAGAAGTTAGGTCACAAAGCAAAAATACATTATTACTAGATGCAGGTGATGTCTTCTCTGGAACGCTCTATTTTAATGAATACCTAGGACAGGCAGATTTAGAGTTTATGAACCTTATAGGCTATGATGTGATGACATTTGGCAATCATGAGTTTGATCAAGGAACAAAGCCTTTAGCCGAATTCGTAAAAAATGCAAAATTCCCGTTTGTTAGTGCCAATGCTGATTTCTCAAAAGATGTTAACTTAAAGGATCGATACCATAATGAGTTAGCTACTACTGCGAATGATGGGGAAATATACAATAGTATAATTAAAGAAATCAATGGGGAAAAAGTAGGGATATTTGGCTTAACAACAGCTGAAACAAAGGATATTTCAAGCCCTGGGGATGTAGAGTTTAAAGATTATATTGAAGAAGCAAAAAAAGCGGTTGAACAGCTCGAAAGCCAAGGAATTAATAAAATTATTGCTCTTACCCATATCGGCTTCGATGATGGCGGTGGTGACAATGACCTGACATTGGCAAAAGAAGTAGAAGGGATCGATGTCATTGTCGGTGGGCATTCACATACGAAACTAGCAGAACCGGTGAAGGATATAACGGGCTCTGAACCGACCATCATTGTTCAAGCTAATGAATATAGTAATTTCCTAGGAACTCTTGATGTAGAGTTTGATGAAAAAGGAAAGGTTATTGGATATGCTGGAAAGCTTCTAGACCTTAAT contains:
- a CDS encoding ECF transporter S component, with protein sequence MKNSMWSLKFSTAALVLIPAAIGINYLGKLFAGLLKLPLWLDAIGTVLASMLAGPIIGAISGIANNIIYGFTQDPISFVYAITSGVIGLIVGIMAYKGWIANIGKAIMIGIIVGVVAATISTPLNMIFWGGQTGNVWGDALYAYSIAHNLPQWLASFFDSIVVDVPDKIATVIISYLIFKGLPQNLTTIYNNQNKIESL
- a CDS encoding bifunctional metallophosphatase/5'-nucleotidase, coding for MILGRNLGEVDTTGVQQFKDVDQLPKDHELRENALKVRKNGIFSGWKDNLQYKAILTREEMAKILVQAFQLKHVEDSNIKVTDLNKAGKEYQEDITILAENGITVEKVFNPKAKVTRGQFITALIRAINSGDKKEGNFELTLMHTNDTHAHLDNIAKRITAIKEVRSQSKNTLLLDAGDVFSGTLYFNEYLGQADLEFMNLIGYDVMTFGNHEFDQGTKPLAEFVKNAKFPFVSANADFSKDVNLKDRYHNELATTANDGEIYNSIIKEINGEKVGIFGLTTAETKDISSPGDVEFKDYIEEAKKAVEQLESQGINKIIALTHIGFDDGGGDNDLTLAKEVEGIDVIVGGHSHTKLAEPVKDITGSEPTIIVQANEYSNFLGTLDVEFDEKGKVIGYAGKLLDLNEKKDDQYVIKDDPEAAEILATKYKPAVDAKKELVVGKTNVELVGGNPAARTMETNLGDFIAEGILAKAKKINPDTMIAFHNGGNVRVSVDAGNITVAKILEILPFGNSLGILNLSGAEIKAALEHSVKDAPKPFGGFLQVAGLKFTYASSKNAGERVVSIEVKDKNGQFVPLDEKQNYYVATNIFTAKGGDGFTVFEKASAEGRLSEPGFVDWEIFKEYLDSQPNKTIEPKTDGRIIDIAKP